The nucleotide window aatcgacaaacttgcgctgcgtctatgtccctggagtctgtatgcttaatctcaactttctagcttttgtagttcctgagatctcgacgttcatacggacggacagacggacagacggccagacggacagacggacggagagacggacatggccaaatcaaCTCGcctactgatcctgatcaagaatatatatactttatatggtcggaaacgcttccttctgcctgttacatacttttcaacgaatctagtatacccttttactctacgagtaacgggtataacaagagcTATGAAATATAGGAGGACTACATAAGTCAAGAAAGAATGGGATAGAGTCGAAGAAAAGTAAGAAATCAGTGAAACATAAACATGTGTAGCCAAAGTATTCCGAATACGAGAGATTAAATAAGCCGATTATTTCTGGGCAACCCGTTAATTATATGTTTCATCTTAAACACCGACCTATGGAAGCCCTTTCATCAGTGGATTTTATCAGGTGAGCCAAGAATAACCAATTTATTACCTGTCCGGCAGTTCAATGCATAACTAAacacattttgttgtttgaacTTAAATCTAAAACCTAGTCATTCCGTAAACTATAATTAGAGAACTCACTTTGTCCAATAGCACAAAAGGGGCCTAATGCATAATTTTATGGACGACATTATAAGgtgtgcactgagagaaattccTTATCAATGTTTTTGTCCCTTTGCATAGCTACCACTGACTTAGCTTAACTTAATTTGTACAGTTATGACTAAGGCTCTATATGCTGCAACGTCTTAAGAACACCACCACACTCTCTGACCAGAAAAAGCCAGCTCAACGTTGTTTATTACAGTCCCATAGATCGTATAACCTAGCGCGCTTCTTTCAGGAATGATCCCTTACTAGGGGCATTAATGCAGATTGGTGCAGCATATAGTAGCGTTGCCTTTGCTACCGACACCAGTAGTTTCCTGTCCGTTTTTCTGGGACCTTCAACGTTGGGCATGAGTCTCGTCAAGGAAATAGCTGTAATTGCTGCCCTCCTGCTAGCATATATGGCATTGTCCTTGAACGATAGTCTATGGTCTATCATAACACCCAAGTACTTAAAGGACTCCTTTGAGGTCACCTGTGTCCCGTTGACGGAGACCAGCATACTCTCCACCGTTTGTCTGCTGCTTAATAGAACAGCCTCGGACTTGTGCGCCGCGATTGTTACTCCGGCTTTCTCGAGCCAGTCGATGGCAGCGCTAATCATGGCATTACATTTGCCTGGAGATCTGCgattgttttgcttttattgccaCGTCGCCCGCAAAAGCAATGCACTTTGACTTCTAAGGGACTGTTGATGCCCATGATCCCATTGTACATGATGTTCCACTGGATCGGTCCAGGCACAGATCCGTGGGGAACACCTGCCAAAATTCGGTGCATCTTTGAGACAGCAACACGGTCCCTAAAGTAACTGCCAAAGACGAACCCCAGGTACACCTGGATACCCATTCTGTTCATGGCGCCGAGGATTACGGGCCATCTGGCAGTATTGACGTGAGTTTATTGCCTATAGTGCTAAGATTGCATAGTATTCCATCTTGCCTCGTAGTCATCGATCACTAGCAAGGGCGTTATTGGCAATGTATCCACGAGGCTCTTTCCCTTCTGGGAGCCGTATTGCTGACTTCCTATGCCGTCGACGCTCTCGGTGATTGTCTCTACTCGAACATACAGGGTCGCTCAGCGTTACAACTTCATGGACCATCCAGCTAAAGTTACCCTCTTGCCCTCTGCTGATAAAGGTAATGCCAATAAATAATGTACTTGTTGGCGGAActcatattgtcggtcattttttattgtttgttgtttattgttggcatgtgaagtagaaaaaatttgaagtctagtgtaagttagtttagggcgaaggcggaAGCAAaataaagctctctctcgctctttgcgaattcggcccgtcttcgccaacctctgttaagctaggcctaagaacacatatgttaaatagaagatgaagtcgaaaattgaattcaacccgagcacacgcattttttcgttgtcgtcgttccgaaattaaacctaattattcttgcctccaaagttcgattatttttaataaacttattaaaaacttCATGGCGCCCCGGGTGGACAggaattagtttaaacaaattaaagtgacagtgacacatataatataatatatatatataatatataaaagtgcaacataaaaaattgttcttgtttttttttgagtgcaataaataaatatattgttgccCGCGACACGCTATTgtgtttaataataaatatcctAAACATATTCCGTGTCGGTCGCGAAATACCCTACTTCCGgaattgccgccaccaccgagggATCTTTTAAGGAAAGTGGCCGCTACAATTAGCATTCGGAAATCACaggtatttgtgcaaaaaattgaaagctagagttatagacaaatttaatgtttattgtcttgtactggaatattgcacctcgctttcagttcttggcacatatgtacgtatcaaTATAGTAGATctagattgcatgcaaattattcaatttattggttgataaaataaatacacatacatatattgaaccGCTTTTGGACGCaacatgtatttattattttgtacgGTATTATTGCAATCACTGTCGCCCCCCTTCCCACTCTCGTTCGTTGAAACTCGCATTAATAGTTGGGAAGTTAATCCAAGCTTGCGCACTAATACACAGACAGCCTTATATAttagcagctgcagcggtgaacttttcgttttcgcttcgcttttgcaccgctaactgcgttgttgttgtttggccctTTTTCGTTGGCGCGCTTAGATTATCGGACCCTCAAGTGACGGTCCCTGTATTCTGCGGGAATACCCTATTCGGCGTCATTTCGCACCCACTATTAATTGATACTGCgtgacttgaatttcaatttaaataatttgttttcgttgttctcatcagaaaaatatttaatatacttttcgaacaataaattgataatttatgaaattaaaaatatccaatttttttggcttaataaatttctaattattgattcgaaggttattaaattatattgtcggtCTGATTTGAGACAATTTGTTTcgtccatttatttatttaattcggaaataaaatttaattaattaaatgtaattaatttaaatatttaatttaaaatgagcctagaaaccaaaaataaatctgttctggaagagctgaaaagcaagcTCCAAGCTTCAATTAgtaaggcaaatcaattacaagaacagaTAGAAGACATAGATTGTAGCGATGAATTTAGCGACGAGTTGGAAGAGCTTTGTATAGtgaccaaggcaaaaataatgtccctgttgtctgccttgaaggtagcaagcgtcagcgaagctccgggatcagctgctgtagctccaactcGTGCGCGACTTCCGAATTTGGCATTCCCAAAATCAAgaattcaaaatgaaatttttgaaactttggttcataaagacgccagcattccagttatcgaaaaatttaaccatttaatttcatgtctctgtggtgaagctttaggaacaattaaagcttaccaagtcaccgagagcaattacgaaaaggcactagccagctaaaaaaaggtttacgataacgaatgcctcatctttataaataataaatgtaagaCGGGGTATTGGGACTTCTCAACAAAAGCACTACTCGAGTAGATTTAAGAAGAGATACAGAAAAAGTATTAAGacaggagaagcagcagcagagcgacagaagagagcagtagaaacagcagagcgacagaagagagaagcgacagcagagagcagcagcagagcgacagaagagagcagtagaaacagcagagcgacagaagagagaagcgacagcagagagcagcagcagagcgagaGAAGGGGAGTCGGAGAGTAGAAGTCAGCAGATACGGACGTCAGAGAACGAGTtaagaaagcagaaaaaacaaaagcagaaaacttaaactaaacttgtaacattcatcgttaataataatactgatatttaaatacctataataataaaaaccaaagttgAGTAAATCTCATCTTACATTTGGGGGCTCGTCCTAACCTGAAAATTGCAAGTGACGCCGTCCCGAAAAGTCTCAACGCCGTTCCGAGAAGTCTCAACGCTGCCCCGAGAAGTCTCAaaagacgaagaagaagagtTTGACAGACGCCGGTTAGCAACGGGGAATGCGTGTGAGTGAGAAGGAAATTAAGCAAGAGCCGTCGcggattccaatttcaaaaggaaaacagccaTATTACACAAGGTCAGTGGCTGCAGCAGGCAAAAAGATTAAAACGAGTACGCCGTTGGAAAGCGATTGCGAAATaagtggaaataaaaatacgaaagaaatgaaaatcgtgCAGAATCTTGTCGCAACAAGCGGAGAGCAAGGTGGGAATGCAAGAAACAACATGCAGAATCATGTCGGGACAA belongs to Drosophila teissieri strain GT53w unplaced genomic scaffold, Prin_Dtei_1.1 Segkk124_quiver_pilon_scaf, whole genome shotgun sequence and includes:
- the LOC122625550 gene encoding uncharacterized protein LOC122625550 yields the protein MISAAIDWLEKAGVTIAAHKSEAVLLSSRQTVESMLVSVNGTQVTSKESFKYLGVMIDHRLSFKDNAIYASRRAAITAISLTRLMPNVEGPRKTDRKLLVSVAKATLLYAAPICINAPKLVKELNVNNTKTLELLKTTSHTADILMGCVIITGVVLITIRILIRRVAKFRVNPNTEDEQINDRNEWGHSILKVEELTPEELHAHPAVQLQ